TGTTCGTCAGAATTCCGAGCACGATGTTCTTTTCCATCGTGAACAGATTGTCGATCGTCTGCTGATCGCGCGCCTCGGGCGTCGCCGTGGAGCTCGAGGCGTCGACCGCGATCGCGTTCGCCGTGAGCTCGTTGCCCTGCTGTTGAATGGTGCCCGCCACGATCTGCCGCACACGCAGCAGCTTGCCCAGGCGCACGCCGGTTCCGCCGGCGAGCCCCGCGTGCTGCTGTTGTTGTTGCAGCAAGAGCTCGTCGAGGATGGCTTGCAGCCGCATGCGCTCGACGACCGTCAACCGCGACACGCGGCTCAGATCCGTGCTCACCAGTTCGGCGAACCCTCGCTCGATCGGCTTGAGCGTGGTATCGCTGCCGTAGAACGTGAACGGCATCACGGCGACGGTGTTCGGCGGCCCGACGACGCCGTCGAGCTGCGATTCGTGCGCGAGCGCGGCCTTCGCCTCGACTTGAATTTCCTTGAGTTTGAGCGCCTCGAGGCGCGCCTGGATTTGCTTCTTTGCCGCGCGCGTCTTCCCGACCGCGAGATACGACTGGTACGCGGCGCGCGCGCCGGGCACGTCGTTCAGCGCTTCGGCGGTAAGACCCAGATAGAGCGCGGCGACGCCGTCTCGCGGATCCATCTCCGCGGCCTTCTTCAGCGCGTCGCGTGCATCGTCGTAGCGATTGCCTTTGAAGTACGCGATGCCGAGCGACCGCTCGACGGCCTCGGACTGGGGGTCAGCGGCCCGCGCCTTCTCGAGACGCGTAATGCTGTCGCCGCTGCCGGAGATGGCGGCCGCGCAGCCTGAGCCGAACAAGGCCGCGCCGACGAGCAGCGCGGATCGAATCATTCGCATGACAAACTCCTACCGGTCGGGATCGAGCATGTCTTCAAAACGCATCCACTGGGCGTAGAAATACAGATCGATGTACCCGGTGGGCCCATTGCGATTCTTTCGAACGAACAGCTCCGTCGCGCCTTCGATGTCGCGCGCGGGTTCATACATGTCCTGCCGAAACAGGCCGAGCACGACGTCGGCGTGCTGCTTGACGGAGCCCAAGGCGCCAAAGTCGTCGAGGGTGGGGCGGCGATCCGGCCGGGCAACGAGGTGGGGCAGCGGCGCTGTCGTCATGATGGCGACGTGATGATCGAGGGCCAATGCCTTGAGGCGCCGTACGACTACCGACAGTTCCTCGTCGAGATCGCGCTGCCCGCCGGCGAGCGCCGTCATCGAATCGAGGACGACGAGATCGACCTCGGGCAACGCGTGGAGCTGCGTCTCGAGCTCCGCGACCGAGTGACCGCTAATGCGCTCGACGATCGGCAGATGATCGCGCAGCCGAAGCGCGACCGCACCGGCATTCGCCCGCGCGACTTCGTCGAGCGTTCCGTTGCGCAGATCGTCGATGCGCGCCCGCGCCTCGATGGCGATGACCCGCTCGAGCACCCGCTCGACACTCGCCTCCGCGGTGAGAAATGCGACGCGCGACGGTTGAAACGCGGCGCGAATCGCGACGGCGAGCGCCAACGCGGACTTGCCGCTCCCGACGTCGCCCCCGAGCACGACCAGGTCCCCGCGACGGAATCCGCCGCCGAGCATCTTGTCCAGACTCGGGAACCCGCAGGG
This genomic interval from Gemmatimonadaceae bacterium contains the following:
- a CDS encoding DnaB-like helicase C-terminal domain-containing protein, which encodes MTRSADISPLSVLLSRVDAVSDGAPSRDTIPCGFPSLDKMLGGGFRRGDLVVLGGDVGSGKSALALAVAIRAAFQPSRVAFLTAEASVERVLERVIAIEARARIDDLRNGTLDEVARANAGAVALRLRDHLPIVERISGHSVAELETQLHALPEVDLVVLDSMTALAGGQRDLDEELSVVVRRLKALALDHHVAIMTTAPLPHLVARPDRRPTLDDFGALGSVKQHADVVLGLFRQDMYEPARDIEGATELFVRKNRNGPTGYIDLYFYAQWMRFEDMLDPDR
- a CDS encoding tetratricopeptide repeat protein, yielding MRMIRSALLVGAALFGSGCAAAISGSGDSITRLEKARAADPQSEAVERSLGIAYFKGNRYDDARDALKKAAEMDPRDGVAALYLGLTAEALNDVPGARAAYQSYLAVGKTRAAKKQIQARLEALKLKEIQVEAKAALAHESQLDGVVGPPNTVAVMPFTFYGSDTTLKPIERGFAELVSTDLSRVSRLTVVERMRLQAILDELLLQQQQQHAGLAGGTGVRLGKLLRVRQIVAGTIQQQGNELTANAIAVDASSSTATPEARDQQTIDNLFTMEKNIVLGILTNMSVQLTTAERNAIEQRPTRSLAAFLSFSRGLELEDQGRFDEAGRLFDNAVRLDPGFGPAQTKSQEAKGAASGNQVSASTVESSLRGTTEGAAITAASQGSVTTNTSSGTASTVAEGLNPSTAGGATTGGGTTTTQPAKDPSSGTASDNPSTKTAKVTIQIHQPGHP